The following are from one region of the Bradyrhizobium septentrionale genome:
- a CDS encoding GNAT family N-acetyltransferase, producing MADIADQAMIRRASRDDATERHVLPPLSGAPVGAWRVLAERTIEANGYYQPDWELAVDASARGRTGASLLSATGDAGQLIGLLPVVPMRRIYRIPLPALVGVEPYGTLCTPLLDRDAAEQAVGKMLQQARDAGAHALILRTMSLEGPAMAAIRAVLARDGLQPRLLSAYQRAQLDATRDADQLLRDALGPKKLKELRRQRQRLADHGAVRFDVARTPHEVATALETFLVLEAGGWKGRRGTALSQHAGDEAFIRRATSAMAEAGRCEILTLYAGATPVAGGIVVRHQDRAFFFKIGIDERFAKHSPGAQLTLELTRHLCADPAINSADSTAAPGHPMIDPIWRGRFAIGDVLLPLRRHDPLLPAIHGALNIHRHGYEAARDAVRWIRQRRATPG from the coding sequence GTGGCCGATATTGCTGACCAGGCAATGATCCGCCGTGCATCGCGTGACGATGCCACGGAGAGGCATGTGCTGCCGCCGCTGTCGGGCGCGCCGGTCGGTGCATGGCGCGTGCTGGCCGAGCGTACGATCGAGGCCAATGGCTACTACCAGCCGGACTGGGAATTGGCGGTCGATGCCTCCGCGCGCGGTCGCACCGGCGCGTCGCTGCTCAGCGCCACCGGCGATGCCGGGCAATTGATCGGGCTGTTGCCGGTCGTCCCGATGCGGCGGATCTATCGCATTCCCCTGCCCGCGCTGGTCGGCGTCGAGCCCTATGGCACGCTGTGCACGCCGCTGCTCGACCGCGACGCCGCCGAGCAGGCGGTCGGCAAGATGCTGCAGCAGGCACGCGATGCGGGCGCGCATGCGCTGATCCTCCGCACCATGTCGCTGGAGGGCCCGGCCATGGCCGCGATCCGCGCGGTGCTCGCGCGGGACGGTTTGCAGCCGCGCCTGCTCAGCGCCTATCAGCGCGCGCAGCTCGATGCGACGCGCGATGCCGACCAATTGCTGCGCGACGCGCTCGGGCCTAAGAAGCTGAAGGAGCTACGCCGCCAGCGTCAACGCCTCGCCGACCATGGCGCGGTGCGCTTCGACGTCGCACGCACGCCACACGAAGTTGCCACCGCGCTTGAGACCTTCCTTGTCCTCGAAGCCGGCGGCTGGAAGGGCCGGCGCGGCACGGCGCTCAGCCAGCACGCCGGCGATGAGGCCTTCATCCGCCGCGCGACGTCGGCAATGGCCGAAGCCGGCCGCTGCGAGATCCTCACGCTGTATGCGGGCGCGACACCGGTCGCAGGCGGCATCGTGGTGCGCCACCAGGACCGCGCCTTCTTCTTCAAGATCGGCATCGACGAGCGCTTTGCGAAGCATTCGCCCGGCGCGCAATTGACGCTGGAGCTGACGCGGCACCTCTGCGCCGACCCCGCGATCAATTCGGCCGATTCCACCGCAGCTCCCGGCCACCCCATGATCGATCCGATCTGGCGCGGCCGCTTCGCAATCGGCGACGTGCTGCTCCCGCTGCGACGCCACGATCCGCTGCTACCGGCCATTCACGGCGCGCTGAACATCCACAGGCACGGCTACGAAGCCGCGCGTGACGCTGTCAGGTGGATCCGCCAACGGCGCGCAACGCCCGGATAG
- a CDS encoding HdeA/HdeB family chaperone, with translation MKFTASIMLAAALALSSAPAKATVLDLSTMTCKQFVEGGDDTIKMVLIWMDGWYKGDSDEAIIDTDVFVENAKKFGTYCGKNPTISIVNAAEAVLGK, from the coding sequence ATGAAGTTCACTGCCTCGATCATGCTTGCCGCCGCGCTTGCGCTGTCGTCCGCGCCGGCCAAGGCCACCGTCCTCGATCTGTCGACCATGACCTGCAAGCAGTTCGTCGAAGGCGGCGACGATACCATCAAGATGGTGCTGATCTGGATGGACGGCTGGTACAAGGGCGATTCCGACGAGGCGATCATCGACACCGATGTGTTCGTCGAGAACGCAAAGAAGTTCGGCACCTATTGCGGAAAGAATCCGACCATCAGCATCGTCAATGCCGCCGAGGCCGTTCTCGGCAAATGA
- a CDS encoding caspase family protein yields MFRRSLLSLIVPAAILLGTVPALAENRLALVIGQSAYKSVPALPNPANDASAMSQMLTDAGFAVTAASDLSQDEIRGRISDFAGQVAAKGADTVALVFYAGHGLQIDGENYLVPVDVDPKREADIPIQAVRLNDILNTLTSVPSRMRIVLLDACRNNPFPEFSKTAGHGLAIVDARVGAPGTFVSFSTSPGAEAEDGSGANSPYTTALLASAKEPGIAIEDTFKRVRLAVYKATDGRQTPWDSSSLTDDFRFIADPASATPAAAPQPAAAKRTVDEWKRELQGKPIEAANELIVVDGTDESYEAFAAVFAGTPRGLQARNWLDRHRRMVAWNDAILANTAAAYRGFLAQYPDTDLTATARKMIERLRYRPDLTPAAAVSVPATNVALAAPTCPCNAAPPQLQKADAPAKKGVGKRVDPDPPRRAGKRPPRVVVEDDVVVVRRPPPAVVYEPVGPPVGIGIGIGGGRGGYRGNDGGGYHRGGY; encoded by the coding sequence ATGTTTCGCCGTTCGTTGCTCAGCCTGATCGTTCCGGCTGCGATCCTGCTCGGCACCGTACCGGCATTGGCGGAAAACCGTCTGGCGCTGGTGATCGGGCAATCGGCCTACAAGTCCGTGCCCGCACTGCCCAATCCGGCCAACGACGCCAGCGCCATGTCGCAGATGCTGACCGATGCCGGATTTGCGGTGACGGCGGCGTCTGATCTGTCGCAGGACGAGATCCGCGGCCGGATCAGCGACTTCGCCGGACAAGTGGCGGCGAAGGGCGCCGACACCGTGGCGCTGGTGTTCTATGCCGGGCATGGCCTGCAGATCGACGGCGAGAACTATCTGGTGCCGGTCGATGTCGATCCGAAGCGCGAGGCCGACATCCCGATCCAGGCGGTTCGCCTCAACGACATCCTGAACACGCTGACCTCGGTGCCGAGCCGGATGCGCATCGTGCTGCTCGATGCCTGCCGCAACAATCCTTTCCCGGAGTTCAGCAAGACCGCAGGCCACGGGCTTGCCATCGTCGATGCCAGGGTCGGCGCACCCGGTACCTTCGTGTCGTTCTCGACGTCGCCGGGCGCGGAAGCCGAGGACGGCAGCGGCGCCAACAGCCCGTATACGACCGCGTTGCTGGCCTCGGCCAAGGAGCCGGGCATTGCGATCGAGGACACCTTCAAGCGCGTTCGCCTTGCGGTGTACAAGGCGACCGACGGCCGCCAGACACCATGGGACTCCTCGTCGCTCACCGACGACTTCCGCTTCATCGCAGATCCGGCTTCGGCGACGCCCGCGGCCGCGCCGCAACCCGCCGCCGCCAAACGCACCGTCGACGAATGGAAACGCGAATTGCAGGGCAAGCCGATCGAGGCCGCAAACGAGTTGATCGTGGTCGACGGCACCGACGAATCCTATGAAGCCTTCGCCGCGGTCTTCGCCGGCACGCCGCGCGGCCTGCAGGCGCGCAACTGGCTCGACCGGCATCGCCGCATGGTGGCGTGGAATGATGCCATTCTCGCCAACACGGCGGCGGCCTATCGCGGCTTCCTCGCGCAATATCCTGACACCGACCTTACAGCCACCGCGCGCAAGATGATCGAACGGCTGCGCTATCGTCCCGATCTGACGCCGGCCGCTGCGGTCAGTGTGCCCGCGACCAATGTCGCGCTGGCGGCGCCGACCTGTCCCTGCAACGCCGCGCCGCCGCAGTTGCAGAAGGCCGATGCACCGGCCAAGAAGGGTGTCGGTAAGCGCGTCGATCCCGATCCGCCACGGCGCGCAGGCAAGCGCCCGCCGCGCGTGGTGGTCGAGGACGACGTCGTAGTGGTGCGCCGTCCGCCTCCTGCCGTGGTCTACGAGCCTGTTGGGCCGCCCGTTGGAATCGGAATTGGCATCGGCGGCGGTCGTGGTGGCTATCGCGGCAATGATGGCGGCGGATATCACAGGGGTGGATACTGA
- a CDS encoding HlyD family type I secretion periplasmic adaptor subunit: MGKEVTPARQVLFPFKSDVRGADREFLPSALEILETPASPVKVALMLTICAFVAAALAWSVFGRLDVHAVALGKIVPSGQTKFIQPFDPGTVVSLSVTNGMRVEAGQELMAFDAAEAEAEARRQSEAASALRAEVARRKVAIDQAKAWPGRPLFPVADVEWQDDVPPAFRSREHRVLAADLSQLAETIGTLEKQIAQKHATRERLNMSIAYQTELIKTLQDRVAVREASLKLEVGTKINLFDALESLDKSRSSLASDKGQLLETEAAIVELRGEKDKDLATFIADNSTKLADAEKKLDDAVQQYAKASTKLARTKLLAPTSGTVQALAVTTLGQVVTTGQQLLTIVPDGGRLQAEVYVSNTDIGFIKVGQDVVVKVDTFPFTRFGSLHGKVINVANDAIDEQTARRQQANPTSTVNAMANTPGAPGQPQNFVFLVTVALEESAMKIDNVIIPLTPGMTLTAEVRTDDRRIISYLLSPLTKVASEAFRER, encoded by the coding sequence ATGGGCAAGGAAGTCACACCGGCTCGCCAGGTTCTTTTTCCATTCAAGTCGGACGTTCGCGGCGCCGACCGCGAGTTCCTGCCGTCCGCGCTGGAGATCCTGGAAACCCCCGCGTCGCCGGTCAAGGTGGCGCTGATGCTCACGATCTGCGCCTTCGTGGCGGCCGCACTCGCCTGGTCGGTTTTCGGCAGGCTGGACGTGCATGCGGTGGCGCTCGGCAAGATTGTGCCTTCCGGACAGACCAAGTTCATTCAGCCCTTTGATCCGGGCACGGTGGTTTCGTTGTCGGTGACCAACGGAATGCGCGTCGAGGCCGGACAGGAGCTGATGGCATTTGATGCCGCCGAAGCCGAGGCCGAGGCCAGGCGGCAAAGCGAGGCGGCGAGCGCGCTTCGCGCAGAGGTCGCCCGCCGCAAGGTGGCGATCGATCAGGCGAAGGCCTGGCCGGGCAGGCCGCTGTTCCCGGTGGCAGACGTCGAATGGCAGGATGACGTGCCGCCTGCGTTCCGCAGCCGCGAACATCGTGTGCTGGCGGCGGATCTTTCCCAGCTTGCCGAGACCATCGGGACGCTGGAGAAGCAGATCGCGCAGAAGCACGCGACCCGCGAACGCCTCAACATGAGCATCGCCTATCAGACCGAGCTGATCAAGACGCTGCAGGACCGCGTGGCGGTTCGCGAGGCATCGCTCAAGCTCGAGGTCGGCACCAAGATCAATCTGTTCGATGCGCTGGAGTCGCTGGACAAGTCCCGCTCGTCGCTTGCCAGCGACAAGGGCCAGCTGCTCGAGACCGAGGCTGCGATCGTCGAGCTGCGCGGCGAGAAGGACAAGGATCTCGCGACATTCATCGCCGACAACAGCACGAAGCTTGCCGATGCCGAGAAAAAGCTCGACGACGCCGTGCAGCAATATGCCAAGGCCAGCACCAAGCTGGCCCGCACCAAGCTGCTTGCCCCGACCTCCGGAACCGTGCAGGCGCTTGCGGTCACGACGCTCGGCCAGGTCGTCACGACCGGCCAGCAGCTTCTGACCATCGTGCCGGATGGTGGGCGGCTGCAGGCCGAGGTCTATGTGTCGAACACCGATATCGGCTTCATCAAGGTCGGCCAGGACGTCGTGGTCAAGGTCGACACGTTCCCGTTCACCCGCTTCGGCTCGCTGCATGGCAAGGTCATCAACGTCGCCAACGATGCGATCGACGAGCAGACGGCGCGGCGCCAGCAAGCCAACCCCACCAGCACCGTGAATGCGATGGCCAACACGCCGGGCGCTCCCGGGCAGCCGCAGAATTTTGTGTTCCTCGTCACGGTGGCGCTGGAGGAATCGGCGATGAAGATCGATAACGTGATCATACCGCTCACCCCGGGCATGACCCTCACCGCGGAAGTCAGGACCGACGACCGCCGCATCATCAGCTATCTGCTGTCGCCGCTCACCAAGGTTGCCTCCGAGGCATTCAGGGAACGCTGA
- a CDS encoding pyrroloquinoline quinone-dependent dehydrogenase produces MRSLFRLVAAVVLCTRPALAWEYWGGDRGGQRFSPLTQITPDNVGTLVRGWEFRTGDLDARPPEVMKRTKFEVTPLLVEDSLILCTPFNEVIALDPGTGAQKWRFDPKISMAQRPANRFVCRGVAHWTDDRAADGAACKSRIFTGTNDTRLIALDARTGKPCADFGNAGEIKIDAGMKLAWPGEFQITSAPVTGRGVVVVGSAIGDNRRVDAPLGAVRAFDARTGQPRWTFDPLVHDGIEAGHSNVWAPMSVDEERGLVFLPTTSPSPDFWGGKRPGNDKHANSVVALRIETGELVWAFQTVHHDVWDYDLPAQPTLARIDTGSDMRDVVIQPTKQGFVFVLDRDTGKPVWPVEERAVPQNGADGEQLSPTQPFPTHVPPLLTQRITADDVAGLLPGIGSSACEKLLAQSRNEGLYTPPSTQGTIVYPMTGGGVNWGSAAFDPVNQVLYANVSHAAHIITLIPRDQAKGFDPPPGHDFGQQEGAPFAMSRALAKSAVGSPCNKPPWGETVAVDLKAGKILWHSTVGTSEDLAPLGIALDTGTPLVNGVAITAGGLVFTGAMDAYLRAFDARSGRLLWLGRLPVPGVANPMTYLWKGEQYVVIGAGGHSEAGTSVGDSVVAFRLPRQGEGVSLLARLIDRPGGRFAAKAVATGAVLIVLVGLFRRWRRRRRVKVV; encoded by the coding sequence ATGCGGTCGTTGTTTCGCCTGGTTGCCGCAGTGGTGCTGTGTACTCGGCCGGCGCTCGCCTGGGAATATTGGGGCGGTGACCGCGGCGGACAGCGCTTCTCGCCGCTGACCCAGATCACGCCAGACAATGTCGGCACGCTGGTGCGTGGCTGGGAATTCCGCACCGGCGATCTCGACGCGCGCCCGCCCGAGGTCATGAAGCGGACCAAGTTCGAGGTGACGCCGCTCTTGGTCGAGGACAGCCTGATCCTCTGCACGCCGTTCAACGAGGTGATCGCGCTCGATCCCGGCACCGGTGCGCAGAAATGGCGGTTCGATCCGAAGATCAGCATGGCGCAGCGGCCTGCCAACCGCTTCGTCTGCCGCGGCGTCGCGCACTGGACGGATGATCGGGCGGCTGACGGCGCGGCCTGCAAGTCACGCATCTTCACCGGCACCAATGACACGCGCCTGATCGCGCTCGACGCCAGAACCGGCAAGCCTTGCGCCGATTTCGGCAACGCTGGCGAGATCAAGATCGACGCCGGCATGAAGCTGGCATGGCCGGGCGAGTTTCAAATCACGTCGGCGCCGGTGACGGGACGCGGCGTGGTGGTGGTCGGCTCCGCGATCGGCGACAACCGGCGGGTCGATGCGCCGCTCGGCGCGGTGCGGGCCTTTGATGCGCGGACCGGCCAGCCGCGCTGGACGTTCGATCCGCTGGTGCATGACGGGATCGAAGCCGGTCACAGCAATGTCTGGGCGCCGATGTCGGTGGACGAGGAGCGGGGCCTGGTGTTCCTGCCGACGACATCGCCCAGTCCCGATTTCTGGGGCGGCAAGCGCCCCGGCAATGATAAGCACGCCAATTCCGTCGTCGCGCTGCGGATCGAGACCGGCGAGCTCGTGTGGGCATTCCAGACCGTGCATCACGACGTCTGGGACTACGACCTGCCGGCGCAGCCGACATTGGCGCGGATCGACACCGGTTCTGATATGCGCGACGTCGTGATTCAGCCGACCAAGCAGGGCTTTGTGTTCGTGCTCGATCGCGACACCGGCAAGCCGGTGTGGCCGGTCGAGGAGCGCGCGGTGCCGCAGAACGGCGCCGACGGCGAGCAGTTGTCGCCGACGCAGCCGTTCCCGACCCACGTGCCGCCGCTGCTGACGCAACGCATCACGGCCGATGATGTCGCCGGATTGCTGCCGGGCATCGGGAGCTCGGCCTGCGAGAAGCTGCTCGCCCAATCCCGCAACGAGGGCCTTTACACGCCGCCGTCGACGCAAGGCACGATCGTCTATCCGATGACCGGCGGCGGTGTGAACTGGGGCAGCGCAGCGTTCGATCCTGTCAACCAGGTCCTCTACGCCAATGTCAGCCATGCGGCGCATATCATCACATTGATCCCGCGCGACCAGGCCAAGGGCTTCGATCCGCCGCCCGGACATGATTTCGGCCAGCAGGAGGGCGCGCCGTTCGCGATGTCGCGGGCGCTGGCGAAGTCGGCGGTTGGATCGCCGTGCAACAAGCCGCCGTGGGGCGAGACGGTGGCGGTCGATCTCAAGGCTGGCAAGATCCTTTGGCATTCGACGGTCGGCACCAGCGAGGATCTCGCGCCGCTCGGCATCGCGCTCGATACCGGCACGCCGCTGGTCAATGGCGTCGCGATCACCGCAGGCGGGCTGGTCTTCACCGGCGCGATGGATGCCTATCTGCGCGCGTTCGATGCCAGATCGGGCCGGCTGTTGTGGCTCGGCCGGCTTCCGGTGCCGGGCGTCGCCAATCCGATGACTTATCTCTGGAAGGGCGAGCAATATGTCGTCATCGGCGCCGGCGGCCATTCCGAAGCCGGCACATCGGTCGGCGACAGCGTGGTCGCGTTTCGCCTGCCGCGTCAGGGCGAGGGTGTTTCGCTTCTCGCGCGATTGATCGATCGTCCCGGCGGACGGTTTGCCGCGAAGGCAGTCGCGACCGGTGCGGTGCTGATCGTGCTTGTTGGGTTGTTCCGGCGCTGGCGCAGGAGGCGTCGCGTCAAGGTCGTGTAG
- a CDS encoding PaaI family thioesterase, which yields MQQAGEFGIDDARRVLGDVFAPWVQDLNLSIEQFDFAPPAGGGADWQPGAILRMPFSERLCRQGGIVCGQALMAFADTAMVLANLAANKGYRPMTTVDQTTHFMRAATASDVLADARVVRLGRTMSFGRVTLLSATDNKPVAMVSSAFAMLPG from the coding sequence ATGCAGCAGGCCGGTGAATTCGGGATCGACGACGCGCGACGCGTGCTCGGCGACGTCTTTGCGCCATGGGTGCAGGACCTCAATCTGTCGATCGAGCAGTTCGACTTTGCGCCGCCCGCCGGTGGCGGTGCCGACTGGCAGCCCGGCGCCATCCTGCGCATGCCGTTTTCCGAGCGGCTGTGCCGCCAGGGCGGCATCGTCTGCGGCCAAGCGCTGATGGCGTTCGCCGACACCGCGATGGTGCTCGCCAATCTCGCGGCCAACAAGGGCTATCGTCCGATGACGACGGTCGACCAGACCACGCATTTCATGCGCGCGGCGACCGCGTCCGATGTGCTGGCTGACGCCCGTGTGGTCCGGCTCGGCCGGACCATGAGCTTCGGTCGCGTCACGCTGCTCTCCGCCACCGACAACAAGCCGGTGGCAATGGTGTCGAGCGCATTCGCGATGCTGCCGGGATAG
- a CDS encoding tetratricopeptide repeat protein, with the protein MLFEAGSGDLASIGRKLGCRYLVQGSVRKADNRLRITARLVESDTGVALWAERYDRRFDDIFEVQDAIAMSLIGALEPNLRKVEISRVRRERPNSLDAYDLVLRALSSMRTTMPTGAGEAIPLLEKALVLEPYYSAAQAQLARCFQIRFSRGGLNEADRATAVHYARAATRSDDATALGAAGLVIWFADPDFSDAFEVFHRALSISPSNVVALGNSAFAHAFMGDGKIALQLAQHALTVSPFDTLIAHMAIAVTELHANRFDEALRAAARAVEANPSFSVPQVLLTVALVRLGRIEEARSAAERVLNLDPTFTMPVWSVTVRKNPAVFDPMAQAWSQLATCS; encoded by the coding sequence TTGCTGTTCGAAGCCGGCTCCGGCGACCTGGCGAGTATCGGGCGGAAGCTGGGGTGCCGCTATCTCGTGCAGGGGAGCGTACGTAAGGCCGACAATCGCTTAAGGATCACGGCGAGGTTGGTCGAGTCCGACACGGGAGTCGCATTGTGGGCCGAACGGTACGATCGCCGGTTTGATGATATTTTCGAGGTTCAGGATGCCATTGCGATGAGCCTGATCGGAGCGCTCGAACCGAATCTACGCAAGGTCGAGATCAGCCGCGTTCGACGAGAGCGCCCCAACAGTCTCGACGCCTATGACCTCGTGTTGCGGGCACTCTCCTCGATGCGCACAACCATGCCGACGGGCGCTGGTGAAGCCATTCCGCTCTTGGAGAAGGCATTGGTGCTGGAGCCCTATTATTCGGCGGCCCAGGCACAGTTGGCGCGATGTTTTCAGATACGATTCAGCCGCGGTGGATTGAACGAGGCAGATCGCGCCACCGCCGTCCATTATGCTCGCGCTGCGACGAGAAGTGACGACGCGACCGCGCTCGGTGCTGCCGGTCTGGTGATCTGGTTCGCCGACCCTGACTTCAGTGACGCGTTCGAGGTGTTTCACCGGGCACTGTCGATCAGTCCTTCGAATGTCGTTGCCTTGGGGAACAGTGCGTTTGCACATGCGTTCATGGGCGATGGCAAAATTGCGCTGCAACTGGCGCAACATGCCCTTACGGTTAGCCCGTTCGATACACTGATTGCTCACATGGCGATCGCGGTGACCGAACTCCATGCGAACCGTTTTGACGAGGCGCTCAGGGCAGCGGCTCGCGCCGTCGAAGCCAATCCCTCATTTAGCGTGCCGCAAGTCCTTCTCACGGTCGCCCTGGTCCGGCTCGGTCGCATCGAAGAGGCGAGATCGGCCGCCGAACGTGTTTTGAACCTAGACCCGACGTTCACGATGCCGGTGTGGTCGGTCACCGTACGAAAAAACCCTGCCGTTTTCGATCCAATGGCACAGGCGTGGAGCCAACTCGCTACTTGCAGTTAG
- a CDS encoding type I secretion system permease/ATPase gives MTLQSAIPDNDDAPASVEKVDTGLYSVALVAGYFRIAADPRQLGHELGLAGRLAESADLVAAAKRLELKARWITNATVKRLTSCPLPAIIGLKEGGFLVLAPGGKAGQFRLADPVRRSSAEVDLEQLAQQWDGNIVLITRRAGGAGVNPKTFGFNWFLPSIWRYRRVLSHVLLASFFVQIFGLITPLFFQLVVDKVLVHKAMSTLIVLVVGMVSLGLFEATLQYLRTYALSHTTNRIDVELGRRLFHHLFRLPIAYFETRATGQTIARVRELETIRNFLTGQGLTSLLDLFFTFVFVGVLFLYSVPLTLVVLATLPLYVLIAGLIRPFLREKIREKFNRGARSQQFLVESIVGALTLKAASVEPIMQAEWEDRLAAYVRTSFEASMLGSLGQNLIQYVGRLTTAMILLFGAQAVIAGSMTVGELIAFNMISSQVLQPILRLSQLWQDLQQVQVSVERLGDILNTPVEPIPASLPTLPPPKGDIELRDVSFRYQPGRPEVLRNISLRIKAGEVIGIVGPSGSGKSTLTKLIQRLYLPERGQVLLDGVDVAQLDPSWLRRQIGVVLQENLLFNRTIHENIALANPAMTRAQVMHVARLGGADEFIGALPQGYDTMIEERGSNLSGGQRQRIAIARALATNPRILILDEATSALDYESERIIQNNMRAITKGRTVIIIAHRLAAVRPCSRIIGMSDARIVEQGNHDQLIANSGSLYGRLWSMQNDWTK, from the coding sequence ATGACGTTGCAATCAGCAATCCCCGATAACGACGACGCTCCGGCGTCGGTCGAGAAGGTTGATACCGGCCTGTATTCCGTGGCTTTGGTGGCGGGCTATTTCCGCATCGCCGCCGATCCCCGGCAACTCGGTCACGAGCTCGGACTGGCCGGGCGGCTCGCTGAGTCCGCGGACCTCGTTGCGGCCGCAAAGCGCCTGGAGTTGAAGGCGCGCTGGATCACCAACGCCACGGTGAAGCGCCTCACCAGCTGTCCCTTGCCGGCCATCATCGGACTCAAGGAAGGCGGCTTCCTGGTGCTCGCGCCGGGCGGCAAGGCCGGCCAGTTCCGTCTCGCCGATCCGGTGCGCCGCAGCAGCGCCGAGGTCGATCTCGAGCAGTTGGCCCAGCAATGGGACGGCAATATCGTCCTGATCACGCGGCGGGCCGGCGGCGCCGGCGTCAATCCGAAGACATTCGGCTTCAACTGGTTCCTGCCGTCGATCTGGCGCTACCGGCGCGTGCTCTCGCATGTCTTGCTGGCATCGTTCTTCGTGCAGATATTCGGCCTGATCACGCCACTGTTCTTCCAGCTCGTGGTCGACAAGGTGCTCGTTCACAAGGCCATGTCGACACTGATCGTGCTGGTCGTCGGGATGGTGTCGCTCGGCCTGTTCGAGGCGACGCTGCAATATCTGCGGACCTATGCCTTGAGTCACACCACCAACCGCATCGATGTCGAGCTCGGGCGGCGGCTTTTTCATCATCTGTTCCGGCTTCCGATCGCCTATTTCGAGACCCGCGCAACCGGCCAGACGATCGCGCGCGTGCGCGAGCTCGAGACCATCCGGAACTTCCTAACCGGCCAGGGACTGACGTCGCTTCTCGACCTGTTCTTCACCTTCGTCTTTGTCGGCGTTCTGTTCCTCTATTCAGTGCCCCTGACGCTCGTGGTGCTGGCGACGCTGCCGCTCTACGTGCTGATCGCGGGCCTGATCCGTCCGTTCCTGCGCGAGAAGATCCGGGAAAAATTCAATCGCGGCGCGCGCAGCCAGCAATTCCTGGTCGAGTCGATCGTCGGCGCCCTGACGCTCAAGGCGGCGAGCGTCGAGCCGATCATGCAGGCGGAGTGGGAGGACCGGCTGGCCGCCTATGTCCGCACCTCCTTCGAAGCGTCGATGCTGGGCTCACTCGGACAGAACCTGATCCAGTATGTCGGCAGGCTCACCACGGCGATGATCCTGCTGTTCGGGGCGCAAGCGGTGATCGCGGGGTCGATGACCGTCGGCGAACTGATCGCCTTCAACATGATCTCGAGCCAGGTGCTGCAGCCGATCCTGCGGCTGTCGCAGCTGTGGCAGGATCTGCAGCAGGTTCAGGTGTCGGTCGAGCGCCTCGGCGACATCCTCAACACGCCGGTCGAGCCGATCCCGGCGAGCCTGCCGACCCTGCCGCCGCCGAAAGGCGATATCGAGTTGCGCGACGTGTCGTTCCGCTATCAGCCGGGCCGTCCAGAGGTTCTCCGCAACATCTCGCTCAGGATCAAGGCCGGCGAGGTGATCGGGATCGTCGGGCCTTCGGGCTCGGGCAAGTCGACCCTGACCAAGCTGATCCAGCGGCTGTATTTGCCGGAGCGCGGTCAGGTCTTGCTTGACGGCGTCGACGTGGCGCAGCTCGACCCAAGCTGGCTGCGCCGGCAGATCGGCGTCGTGCTGCAGGAAAACCTGCTGTTCAACCGCACCATCCACGAGAATATCGCGTTGGCGAATCCGGCGATGACGCGGGCGCAAGTGATGCACGTTGCGCGGCTGGGCGGCGCGGACGAGTTCATCGGGGCGCTGCCGCAGGGCTACGACACGATGATCGAGGAGCGCGGCAGCAACCTGTCGGGCGGACAGCGTCAACGCATCGCCATCGCCCGGGCGCTGGCGACCAACCCGCGGATCCTGATCCTCGACGAGGCGACCAGCGCGCTCGACTACGAGAGCGAGCGCATCATTCAGAACAACATGCGCGCCATCACCAAGGGACGCACCGTCATCATCATCGCGCACCGGCTCGCCGCGGTGCGGCCATGCAGCCGGATCATCGGCATGTCGGACGCCAGGATCGTCGAACAGGGAAATCACGACCAACTGATCGCAAACAGCGGCAGCCTTTACGGCCGTCTGTGGTCGATGCAGAATGATTGGACAAAGTGA